One part of the Acidobacteriota bacterium genome encodes these proteins:
- a CDS encoding tetratricopeptide repeat protein, with product MHRLVSLVRLALVVGVACSVGGCGQIEKLRAKSHFKEANTFYQQQDYRRAAEAYEEAIKADPELTAAYFYLGNSYDNQYRPSRQGEPENDALLEKALANYRLAVERETDPAMKKLSLEYLVAAYGPDKLNDPEQAEPLVLEMIALEPGEATNYFALAKIYEDAGRYDEAEEMLVKAKDNRPADPAVYMQLAGFYNRQGDFEKTIEALEMRAEREPNNPEAFYTIATYYWDKAYRDFRLAEPDKAKYAAAGLVAVDRAIEINPDYMEAVTYRGLLLRVQAALEKDAARQKALLKEAEAMQARAIELRKIKAAGVGD from the coding sequence ATGCATAGGCTAGTCTCGCTGGTTCGCCTCGCCCTCGTGGTGGGTGTGGCCTGCTCCGTGGGCGGCTGCGGGCAGATCGAGAAACTCCGGGCGAAGTCGCACTTCAAAGAGGCCAACACGTTCTACCAGCAGCAGGATTACCGGCGGGCGGCCGAAGCCTACGAAGAGGCCATCAAGGCCGACCCCGAGCTGACCGCGGCGTACTTCTACCTGGGCAACAGCTACGACAACCAGTACCGCCCGTCGCGCCAGGGCGAGCCCGAGAACGACGCCCTGCTCGAGAAGGCCCTCGCCAACTACCGGCTCGCCGTCGAGAGGGAAACCGACCCGGCGATGAAGAAGCTGTCGCTCGAATACCTGGTGGCCGCCTACGGCCCGGACAAGCTCAACGACCCCGAGCAGGCCGAGCCGCTCGTTCTCGAGATGATCGCCCTCGAGCCAGGCGAGGCCACCAACTACTTCGCCTTGGCGAAGATCTACGAGGACGCCGGCCGGTACGACGAGGCCGAGGAGATGCTGGTCAAGGCCAAGGACAACCGCCCGGCCGATCCGGCCGTGTACATGCAGCTCGCCGGCTTCTACAACCGCCAGGGCGACTTCGAGAAGACCATCGAGGCCCTCGAGATGCGGGCCGAGCGCGAGCCGAACAACCCCGAGGCGTTCTACACGATCGCCACCTACTACTGGGACAAGGCCTACCGCGACTTCCGGCTCGCCGAGCCCGACAAGGCGAAATACGCGGCCGCCGGCCTGGTCGCCGTCGACCGGGCCATCGAAATCAATCCCGACTACATGGAGGCCGTGACCTACCGCGGCCTGCTGCTGCGCGTCCAGGCCGCGCTCGAGAAGGACGCGGCCCGCCAGAAGGCACTCCTGAAGGAAGCCGAGGCGATGCAGGCCCGAGCCATCGAGCTCCGGAAGATCAAGGCCGCCGGCGTCGGCGACTGA
- a CDS encoding bifunctional (p)ppGpp synthetase/guanosine-3',5'-bis(diphosphate) 3'-pyrophosphohydrolase has product MIRFEDLVEKVRANSPDADIELLRRAYVFSAMEHKGQVRHSGEPYLVHPLEVADLLADMRLDVVAIAAGLLHDVVEDTLTSIDRIQELFGPEVAHVVEGVTKLSAISFSSSEERQAENFRKMLLAMVDDIRVIMVKLADRLHNMRTLHHLPEERRVRIASETRDIYAPIANRLGMSKIKNELEDLAFRALETKAYEALRSRVDGRRKATEGMIDELKRFVTAKLVEAQVPVVQIDGRIKRLYSIHLKLKRQRIDLEQVYDLVALRIITHSIRDCYAALGIIHQTWSPVPGRIKDFIAMPRPNGYQSLHTSVVSDRGFPFEVQIRTEDMHRIAEEGIAAHWKYKEGRVGAQRDEQYFRWLRQLLEWQQEVRDPQEFIQNLKIDLYPEEVYTFTPRGEVKALPRGATPIDFAYAVHTDVGHRCVGARVNGRMVPLRQRLKNGDIVEIVTAAGHTPSRDWLNFVATSKARNKIRHSIQAEEKQRSIEIGRRLFEKEARRFDVSLKDVLDPDALVKAAREQGFQRTDELFAAIGYGKLSPRQALTRLVPAEALRERPPDGRITSVVKRVLGGAEERIKVRGADDLLVFRARCCNPIRGEKIVGYITRGKGVSVHSAHCPNVLNLLYDPERRIDVEWDKGDSAEPAYTVRLTVQVEDRKGILAEVSAKVAGINTNIRTMEATTDQGEGRIDMTVEINDMKHLEKVIKSLRGVAGVINVERIAR; this is encoded by the coding sequence ATGATTCGGTTCGAGGATCTCGTCGAAAAGGTCCGGGCCAACAGCCCGGACGCCGACATCGAGTTGCTCAGGCGAGCGTACGTGTTCTCGGCCATGGAACACAAGGGTCAGGTCCGGCACTCGGGCGAGCCCTATCTCGTCCATCCCCTCGAGGTGGCCGATCTGCTGGCCGACATGCGGCTCGACGTGGTGGCCATCGCCGCCGGCCTGCTGCACGACGTCGTCGAGGACACGCTGACGTCGATTGACCGGATCCAGGAGCTGTTCGGCCCGGAGGTCGCCCACGTCGTCGAGGGTGTCACCAAGCTGAGCGCCATCTCGTTCTCCTCGAGCGAGGAGCGGCAGGCCGAGAACTTCCGGAAGATGCTGCTCGCCATGGTCGACGACATCCGGGTCATCATGGTCAAGCTGGCCGACCGATTGCACAACATGCGGACGCTCCACCACCTGCCGGAGGAGCGTCGGGTGCGGATCGCCTCGGAGACGCGGGACATCTACGCGCCCATTGCCAACCGGCTGGGCATGAGCAAGATCAAGAACGAGCTGGAGGATCTCGCCTTCCGGGCGCTCGAGACCAAGGCGTACGAGGCCCTCCGCAGCCGGGTCGACGGCCGCCGCAAGGCGACCGAGGGCATGATCGACGAGCTCAAGCGCTTCGTCACGGCCAAGCTCGTCGAGGCCCAGGTTCCCGTCGTGCAGATCGACGGGCGGATCAAGCGCCTCTACAGCATCCACCTCAAGCTGAAGCGCCAGAGGATCGACCTCGAGCAGGTCTACGACCTCGTCGCGCTCCGCATCATCACCCACAGCATCCGCGACTGTTACGCCGCGCTCGGCATCATTCACCAGACCTGGTCGCCGGTGCCCGGCCGCATCAAGGACTTCATCGCGATGCCCCGTCCGAACGGGTACCAGTCGCTGCACACGTCGGTGGTGAGCGACCGGGGCTTCCCCTTCGAGGTGCAGATTCGCACCGAGGACATGCACCGGATCGCCGAGGAGGGCATCGCGGCCCACTGGAAGTACAAGGAAGGCCGCGTCGGGGCGCAGCGCGACGAGCAGTACTTCCGCTGGCTGCGGCAACTGCTCGAATGGCAGCAGGAGGTACGCGACCCGCAGGAGTTCATCCAGAACCTCAAGATCGACCTGTACCCGGAAGAGGTCTACACGTTCACTCCCCGCGGCGAGGTCAAGGCCCTGCCGCGCGGCGCCACGCCCATCGATTTCGCCTACGCGGTGCACACCGACGTCGGGCACCGGTGTGTCGGCGCCCGGGTGAACGGACGCATGGTCCCGCTCCGCCAGCGCCTGAAGAACGGCGACATCGTCGAGATCGTGACGGCGGCGGGCCACACCCCGAGCCGCGACTGGCTCAACTTCGTGGCCACGTCGAAGGCCCGGAACAAGATTCGTCACTCCATCCAGGCCGAGGAGAAGCAGCGCAGCATCGAGATCGGCCGCCGGCTCTTCGAGAAGGAGGCGCGCCGGTTCGACGTGAGCCTCAAGGACGTCCTCGATCCCGACGCCCTCGTCAAGGCCGCGCGGGAACAGGGGTTCCAGCGGACCGACGAACTGTTTGCGGCGATCGGCTACGGGAAGCTCTCGCCACGGCAGGCGCTGACGCGGCTCGTCCCGGCCGAGGCACTGCGCGAGCGGCCGCCCGACGGCCGCATCACGTCGGTCGTCAAGCGCGTCCTCGGCGGGGCCGAAGAGCGCATCAAGGTGCGCGGGGCCGACGACCTGCTGGTGTTCAGGGCGCGCTGCTGCAACCCGATCCGGGGCGAGAAGATCGTCGGCTACATCACGCGGGGCAAGGGCGTCTCGGTGCACTCGGCGCACTGCCCGAACGTCCTGAACCTCCTGTACGATCCCGAGCGGCGGATCGACGTGGAGTGGGACAAGGGCGACAGCGCCGAGCCCGCGTACACGGTGAGGCTGACGGTGCAGGTCGAGGACCGGAAGGGCATCCTGGCCGAAGTCTCCGCGAAGGTCGCCGGCATCAACACCAACATCCGGACGATGGAGGCGACGACCGACCAGGGCGAGGGGCGCATCGACATGACGGTCGAGATCAACGACATGAAGCACCTCGAGAAGGTGATCAAGTCGCTGCGGGGCGTCGCTGGGGTGATCAACGTGGAGCGCATCGCGCGCTGA
- a CDS encoding MotA/TolQ/ExbB proton channel family protein, which translates to MGTTTKALAFVLFFMSFWSVGVAVERIYTFSQARKQSRLFAPQVAKHLKEGRLKDAISLSSSKNFRYSHLAKVVLAGLQEYQFQQETGSNLDRDDLLDTVRRAIQRASALTANDLKKGVASLATIGSTAPFVGLLGTTIGVINAFTGIAATGSGGIGAVSQGIAEALVKTALGLFVAIPAVWFYNYLSGRVDYFNVEMDNSSSELVDYFIKKTAS; encoded by the coding sequence ATGGGGACGACCACCAAGGCACTCGCCTTCGTGTTGTTCTTCATGTCGTTCTGGTCGGTGGGCGTCGCGGTCGAGCGGATCTACACGTTCAGTCAGGCCCGCAAGCAGTCGCGGCTGTTCGCGCCGCAGGTGGCCAAGCACCTCAAGGAGGGCCGCCTCAAGGACGCCATCTCGTTGTCGTCCTCGAAGAACTTCCGCTACAGCCACCTCGCCAAGGTCGTGCTCGCCGGCTTGCAGGAGTACCAGTTCCAGCAGGAGACTGGCTCGAACCTGGATCGTGACGACCTGCTCGATACGGTGCGCCGCGCCATTCAGCGCGCCAGCGCCCTGACGGCCAACGACCTCAAGAAGGGCGTCGCCTCGCTCGCCACCATCGGGTCGACCGCCCCGTTCGTCGGGCTGCTCGGCACGACGATCGGCGTCATCAACGCCTTCACCGGCATCGCAGCGACCGGGTCGGGCGGCATCGGCGCCGTCTCGCAGGGTATCGCCGAGGCGCTCGTCAAGACCGCGCTCGGCCTGTTCGTCGCCATCCCGGCCGTGTGGTTCTACAACTACCTGTCGGGTCGCGTGGACTACTTCAACGTCGAGATGGACAACTCGTCGTCGGAGCTGGTCGACTACTTCATCAAGAAGACGGCGTCGTAG
- a CDS encoding biopolymer transporter ExbD, which yields MEGRKQHHGADKVVKGKKNEVMVDMNITPMIDVLLVLLVIFMAALPLTQKGVDINLPLETREQNEATPDVSQIVVEYTADRRIAVNKQDVTIAELETRLRNIFEQRKDKTMFIVGAGTLRYGEIVAVIDAAKGAGVEKVGIVTEGMRGAAGN from the coding sequence ATGGAGGGACGCAAGCAACACCACGGCGCCGACAAGGTCGTCAAGGGCAAGAAGAACGAAGTGATGGTCGACATGAACATCACGCCGATGATCGACGTGTTGCTCGTGCTGCTCGTCATCTTCATGGCCGCCCTGCCGTTGACCCAGAAGGGCGTCGACATCAACCTCCCGCTCGAGACCCGCGAGCAGAACGAGGCCACTCCCGACGTCAGCCAGATCGTCGTCGAGTACACCGCCGACCGCCGAATCGCGGTCAACAAGCAGGATGTCACGATCGCCGAACTCGAGACGCGGCTCCGGAACATCTTCGAGCAGCGCAAGGACAAGACGATGTTCATCGTCGGCGCCGGCACGCTGCGCTACGGTGAGATCGTCGCCGTGATCGACGCCGCCAAGGGCGCCGGCGTCGAGAAGGTGGGCATCGTGACGGAAGGCATGCGCGGCGCCGCCGGCAACTGA
- a CDS encoding TonB family protein — translation MPREMFGDVVEPSIKVGTKQWYTVPLSVIIHVVVVGAVVIIPLMAADVLPTPPTMMAFVAAPPPPPPPPPPPPPPAAAQPQVPQAPVNPAAAPTEAPSEIRPETGLATGMEGVPGGVEGGVPGGVVGGVVGGLPEAPPPPPPPPPQQPVRVGGNIKPPTKIKNVNPVYPPIAQSARVQGVVIIEATIGPNGRVTDARVLRSIPLLDQSALDAVRQWEFTPTLLNGVPVPVIMTVTVNFTLQ, via the coding sequence GTGCCACGTGAGATGTTCGGCGACGTCGTGGAACCGTCCATCAAGGTCGGGACGAAGCAGTGGTATACGGTGCCGCTATCGGTCATCATCCACGTTGTGGTCGTCGGGGCGGTGGTGATCATCCCGCTCATGGCGGCTGACGTGCTGCCGACGCCGCCGACGATGATGGCCTTCGTCGCGGCGCCGCCGCCGCCGCCACCACCGCCGCCGCCGCCGCCGCCGCCGGCCGCGGCCCAGCCGCAGGTGCCCCAGGCCCCCGTCAATCCGGCAGCGGCTCCGACCGAGGCGCCGTCGGAGATCAGGCCGGAGACGGGCCTTGCGACGGGCATGGAGGGCGTGCCGGGTGGCGTCGAGGGTGGCGTGCCCGGCGGTGTCGTCGGCGGTGTCGTCGGCGGCCTGCCCGAAGCGCCGCCTCCCCCGCCCCCCCCGCCGCCGCAGCAGCCGGTCCGGGTGGGCGGCAACATCAAGCCGCCGACGAAGATCAAGAACGTGAATCCGGTGTACCCGCCCATCGCCCAGTCGGCCCGGGTCCAGGGCGTGGTGATCATCGAAGCGACCATCGGGCCGAACGGTCGCGTGACCGACGCCCGGGTCCTGCGGTCGATTCCGCTGCTCGACCAGTCGGCGCTCGACGCGGTGCGGCAGTGGGAGTTCACTCCCACGCTGCTCAACGGGGTGCCGGTGCCCGTCATCATGACGGTCACGGTCAACTTCACGCTGCAATGA
- a CDS encoding biopolymer transporter ExbD, with translation MDLGGAKGGIKSDINVTPMADVMLVLLIIMMIVAPMLQKGVDVRLPEAGNTVDKPETQDQTVLAITADKRLYVNGVQVSEPDLMSRIQAALEDKKERIVLIKADTDAQYSTVMVVMDRLREAQIEDIGLITERKLLPGQTGG, from the coding sequence ATGGATCTCGGCGGCGCGAAAGGCGGCATCAAGTCGGACATCAACGTCACCCCTATGGCCGACGTGATGCTCGTGCTGCTGATCATCATGATGATCGTCGCGCCGATGCTTCAGAAAGGCGTCGACGTCCGGTTGCCCGAGGCGGGCAACACCGTCGACAAACCGGAAACGCAGGACCAGACGGTGCTGGCCATCACCGCCGACAAGCGTCTCTATGTCAACGGTGTCCAGGTCTCCGAGCCCGACCTGATGTCGCGCATCCAGGCGGCCCTCGAGGACAAGAAGGAGCGCATCGTCCTCATCAAGGCCGACACCGACGCGCAGTACAGCACGGTGATGGTCGTCATGGACCGCCTGCGCGAGGCGCAGATCGAGGACATTGGCCTCATCACCGAGCGCAAGCTCCTCCCGGGACAGACTGGAGGATAG